A DNA window from Planctomycetota bacterium contains the following coding sequences:
- a CDS encoding Gfo/Idh/MocA family oxidoreductase, which translates to MALVGGGQGSFIGRVHVTAAVLDNRAALVAGALSSDPARAKASAADYDIEPARAYGSYEELIATEKALPAGKRIDFLSITTPNHMHFPVAKAAVEAGFHVVCDKPLTLDLAEAEALASLVRSSNVVFAVSHNYTGYPLVRQARQMVLSGELGEIQAIRAEYIQGWLRTRLEAEGQKQAAWRTDPARSGAAGAFGDIGTHAYNLGRYITGLLPEKISCNLEIFEPHRALDDYGHAVIRYANGALGTVTASQISHGRENDLRIQVDGTKASLEWHQEEPNKLLVRRNGHPLAVYTRDPNAPFTNDAGKAACRLPSGHPEAFFEAFANVYRSAFDAMALAATGQPFERTDTVYPNIHDGVEGMQFIEQSVASSRADGAWLPLGHPLARR; encoded by the coding sequence ATGGCGCTGGTCGGCGGGGGCCAGGGTTCGTTCATCGGCCGCGTCCACGTCACCGCTGCGGTGCTCGACAACCGGGCGGCCCTCGTCGCCGGTGCCCTGTCGAGCGATCCGGCCCGTGCCAAGGCGAGTGCCGCGGATTACGACATCGAGCCGGCCCGCGCCTACGGCTCCTACGAGGAGCTGATCGCCACCGAGAAGGCGCTTCCCGCCGGAAAGCGGATCGACTTCCTCTCGATCACCACCCCCAACCACATGCACTTCCCGGTCGCCAAGGCCGCGGTCGAGGCCGGCTTCCACGTCGTCTGCGACAAGCCGTTGACGCTCGATCTCGCCGAGGCGGAGGCATTGGCGAGCCTGGTGCGGTCGAGCAACGTCGTGTTCGCCGTCTCCCACAACTACACCGGCTACCCGCTGGTGCGCCAGGCCCGGCAGATGGTCCTCTCCGGCGAGCTCGGCGAGATCCAGGCGATCCGCGCCGAATACATCCAAGGCTGGCTGCGGACGCGGCTCGAGGCCGAGGGGCAGAAGCAGGCGGCGTGGCGGACCGACCCGGCACGGAGCGGCGCCGCCGGGGCGTTCGGTGACATCGGCACCCACGCCTACAACCTCGGCCGCTACATCACCGGCCTGCTCCCCGAGAAGATCAGCTGCAACCTCGAGATCTTCGAGCCCCACCGGGCCCTCGACGATTACGGCCACGCGGTGATCCGCTACGCCAACGGCGCCCTCGGGACGGTGACCGCCTCGCAGATCAGCCACGGGCGGGAGAACGATCTGCGGATCCAGGTCGACGGCACCAAGGCGAGCCTCGAATGGCACCAGGAGGAGCCCAACAAGCTCCTCGTCCGTCGCAACGGCCACCCGCTGGCGGTGTACACGCGCGATCCCAACGCCCCGTTCACCAACGATGCCGGCAAGGCCGCCTGCCGGCTGCCGTCGGGGCATCCGGAGGCGTTCTTCGAGGCCTTCGCCAACGTCTACCGCTCGGCGTTCGACGCCATGGCGCTGGCGGCGACCGGCCAGCCGTTCGAGCGGACCGACACCGTCTATCCCAACATCCACGACGGCGTCGAAGGGATGCAGTTCATCGAGCAGTCGGTGGCCAGCAGCCGGGCCGACGGCGCCTGGCTGCCGCTGGGCCATCCGCTCGCACGCCGCTGA
- a CDS encoding 3'-5' exonuclease — translation MPPTSRRDTACFVFDIESVADGALVSRLKYPGDNLAPAEAIRRYRAELLAENGKDFIPYTFQLPVSLVIARIAGDYRLLDLVALDEAQSRPHEIVRLFWEGWERYGRPRLVTFNGRGFDMPLLELCAFRYGIAIGDWFAEDRKSFDQPRNRYNTAAHLDLHEWLTNSGASRFVGGLSLAANLIGKPGKTDVAGHMVQDLWDAGRAAEIHDYCRGDVLDTYFIFLRSRVLAGDIDLAHEQQLIDQARDWITAKAESTPGLKRYLAAWGDWQSPWPG, via the coding sequence ATGCCCCCGACCAGCCGCCGCGACACCGCCTGTTTCGTGTTCGACATCGAGAGCGTGGCCGATGGGGCGCTGGTGTCGCGGCTGAAGTATCCGGGAGACAACCTCGCCCCTGCCGAGGCGATTCGCCGCTACCGCGCGGAATTGCTCGCCGAGAACGGCAAGGACTTCATCCCCTACACCTTCCAGCTCCCGGTTTCGCTGGTCATCGCCCGGATCGCCGGCGACTACCGGCTCCTCGATCTGGTGGCCCTCGACGAGGCCCAGTCGCGTCCGCACGAGATCGTCCGCCTGTTCTGGGAGGGCTGGGAGCGCTACGGCCGGCCGCGGCTGGTGACGTTCAACGGCCGCGGCTTCGACATGCCGCTCCTCGAGCTGTGTGCCTTCCGCTACGGGATCGCGATCGGCGACTGGTTCGCCGAGGACCGCAAGAGCTTCGACCAGCCGCGCAACCGCTACAACACCGCGGCCCATCTCGACCTTCACGAGTGGCTGACCAACAGCGGCGCTTCGCGGTTCGTCGGCGGGCTGTCGTTGGCGGCCAATCTCATCGGCAAGCCGGGCAAGACCGACGTCGCCGGCCACATGGTGCAGGACCTGTGGGATGCCGGCCGGGCGGCCGAGATCCACGACTACTGCCGGGGCGACGTCCTCGACACGTACTTCATCTTCCTCCGCTCGCGTGTGCTCGCCGGCGACATCGACCTCGCCCACGAGCAGCAGCTGATCGACCAGGCGCGGGACTGGATCACGGCCAAGGCGGAGTCGACGCCGGGACTGAAGCGCTACCTGGCAGCCTGGGGCGACTGGCAGAGCCCGTGGCCGGGGTGA
- the nadA gene encoding quinolinate synthase NadA, protein MDSAVADLPLASPLTAYRGLEDRLLDERIEAVRRRMGGRLVILGHHYQQDGVIAHADLQGDSYQLSAAAAARTDCEAIAFCGVHFMAETADILVNRPEKVADRGGRRVSVVLPDMAAGCSMADMAAIHQVEDAWADLGTVADTARVVPVTYINSAASLKAFCGRHGGIVCTSSNARAVLDWAFARGDRVLFFPDQHLGRNTARTMGIGLEQMCVWNPHEPRLGGNDAARLAASRVILWQGHCSVHAMFRPEHVDAVRRAVPGVKILVHPECSMEVVDKADLVGSTSYIVRQVESAPAGTAWAIGTELHLVKRLGTNHPEQSIRFLSPVVCMCATMYRIDLAHLCWSLEHLEAGRPVNVITVDDDTARWAVTALERMLAVR, encoded by the coding sequence ATGGACAGCGCCGTCGCCGACCTTCCGCTCGCCTCCCCGCTCACCGCCTACCGCGGCCTCGAGGACCGTCTGCTCGACGAGCGGATCGAAGCGGTCCGCCGGCGGATGGGGGGGAGGCTCGTGATCCTCGGACACCACTACCAGCAGGACGGCGTCATCGCCCACGCCGACCTGCAGGGGGACAGCTACCAGCTCTCCGCCGCCGCCGCCGCCCGGACCGACTGCGAGGCGATCGCCTTCTGCGGCGTCCATTTCATGGCCGAGACGGCCGACATCCTCGTCAACCGTCCCGAGAAGGTCGCCGACCGTGGCGGGCGGCGCGTCTCCGTCGTCCTCCCCGACATGGCCGCCGGCTGCTCGATGGCCGACATGGCGGCGATCCATCAGGTCGAGGATGCCTGGGCCGATCTCGGCACGGTGGCCGACACGGCGCGCGTCGTGCCGGTCACCTACATCAACTCGGCCGCCAGCCTGAAGGCGTTCTGCGGACGTCACGGCGGCATCGTCTGCACGTCGAGCAACGCCCGCGCCGTCCTCGACTGGGCGTTCGCCCGCGGCGACCGCGTGCTGTTCTTCCCCGACCAGCACCTCGGCCGCAATACCGCCCGGACGATGGGAATCGGCCTCGAGCAGATGTGCGTCTGGAATCCGCACGAGCCCCGGCTCGGAGGCAATGACGCCGCCCGGCTCGCGGCCAGCCGGGTGATCCTCTGGCAGGGGCACTGCAGCGTCCACGCGATGTTCCGTCCGGAACATGTCGACGCCGTGCGCCGCGCGGTCCCTGGCGTGAAGATCCTCGTCCACCCGGAGTGTTCGATGGAGGTCGTCGACAAGGCCGACCTCGTCGGGTCGACGAGCTACATCGTCCGCCAGGTGGAGTCCGCCCCCGCCGGCACGGCATGGGCGATCGGCACGGAACTGCACCTCGTCAAGCGCCTCGGGACGAATCACCCGGAGCAGTCGATCCGCTTCCTCTCGCCGGTGGTCTGCATGTGCGCGACGATGTACCGCATCGACCTGGCGCACCTCTGCTGGAGCCTCGAGCACCTCGAGGCGGGCCGGCCGGTGAACGTGATCACCGTCGACGACGACACCGCCCGCTGGGCGGTGACGGCGCTGGAGCGGATGCTCGCCGTCCGGTGA
- a CDS encoding nucleoside hydrolase: MRSVAAWCLVVIGGTVMAHGAPPVPVIFDTDMCGDCDDVAALAMLHALESREQCRLLAVTVSASHPRAAPFVDCVNHFYGRTGIPVGVVRPGGVVEQSVYLKLADATWDDPAFAGRERYPHRLRDAADAAEAVGVLRAALAGAPDGAVVVIQVGFSTNLARLLDSPPDAVSPLPGAELVARKVKCLQLMAGAFQPIDGNAAYGEYNVVRDRAAAALVAERWPTEMVWSGFEIGIALPYPSRSILEDFRDVPHHPVAEAYRILSPPPQDRPSWDLTSVLDGVLGSRGYFDRSPPGRVTVTEKGATTFTAEAAGKHRYLILRDEAAKARVTEALVQLVSQPR, translated from the coding sequence ATGCGGTCGGTGGCAGCCTGGTGCCTGGTGGTGATCGGTGGCACGGTCATGGCGCATGGCGCACCCCCGGTACCGGTGATCTTCGACACCGACATGTGCGGCGATTGCGATGACGTCGCGGCGCTGGCGATGCTCCATGCGCTCGAGTCGCGGGAGCAGTGCCGGCTGCTGGCGGTGACGGTGTCGGCGAGCCATCCGCGCGCCGCCCCGTTCGTCGACTGCGTCAACCACTTCTACGGCCGGACCGGGATCCCCGTCGGCGTCGTCCGCCCCGGCGGCGTCGTCGAGCAGAGCGTGTATCTGAAGCTCGCCGACGCGACCTGGGACGACCCCGCCTTCGCCGGCCGCGAGCGCTATCCCCACCGGCTCCGCGACGCGGCCGACGCCGCGGAGGCGGTCGGGGTCCTGCGGGCGGCGCTGGCCGGCGCCCCCGATGGCGCCGTGGTCGTGATCCAGGTCGGCTTCTCCACCAACCTCGCCCGGCTCCTCGACAGCCCCCCGGACGCCGTCAGCCCGCTCCCGGGCGCGGAACTGGTGGCGCGGAAGGTGAAGTGCCTCCAGCTCATGGCCGGGGCGTTCCAGCCGATCGACGGCAATGCCGCCTACGGGGAATACAACGTCGTCCGCGACCGGGCGGCCGCCGCGCTCGTCGCCGAGCGTTGGCCGACCGAGATGGTGTGGAGCGGGTTCGAGATCGGGATCGCGCTGCCCTATCCGAGCCGGAGCATCCTCGAGGACTTCCGCGACGTGCCCCACCATCCCGTCGCCGAGGCCTACCGGATCCTCTCGCCGCCGCCGCAGGACCGGCCGAGCTGGGACCTGACGAGCGTTCTCGACGGCGTCCTCGGCAGCCGCGGCTACTTCGACCGCTCGCCGCCGGGGCGGGTGACGGTGACCGAGAAGGGGGCGACGACGTTCACGGCCGAAGCCGCCGGAAAGCACCGCTACCTGATCCTCCGCGACGAGGCCGCCAAGGCACGCGTCACCGAGGCGCTGGTCCAGTTGGTGAGCCAGCCGCGCTGA